The following proteins come from a genomic window of Coffea arabica cultivar ET-39 chromosome 11c, Coffea Arabica ET-39 HiFi, whole genome shotgun sequence:
- the LOC140016716 gene encoding uncharacterized protein: protein MPHKRRRVCKSSVQQAHSESGSNDLGACARNYFVKMNDDSEVADWKNHPTLEAVFVATLVEWHRNGAWDKHQKGRSNWHHLTLHMNDKCHVNLRWEQYRSKFYRMESEWKCFVRLSGMSQTTAETGVGFNSELLCFQATKEKWSALKRENKFYARFKEGRSCDCFYELGEILESRTATGKHAQSSAQSDVHHSPWSAEKTTGAASRRKGKAKVDGPTSDFWGEDVYIPVRDEEVEFVASRPGKRPVSSRGTSSFDGSRSTKS from the exons ATGCCACATAAACGCCGTCGAGTATGTAAGAGCAGCG TCCAACAAGCACATTCCGAGAGCGGTTCAAACGATTTGGGTGCTTGCGCGAGAAATTACTTCGTAAAG ATGAATGATGATTCTGAAGTAGCCGATTGGAAAAATCACCCTACACTTGAGGCAGTTTTCGTTGCAACACTTGTGGAGTGGCATAGGAATGGTGCTTGGGACAAGCACCAAAAGGGCAGGTCAAACTGGCACCATCTTACCCTACACATGAACGACAAGTGCCACGTCAATTTGAGGTGGGAGCAATATCGTTCAAAGTTCTATAGGATGGAATCCGAGTGGAAGTGTTTCGTCCGCTTATCGGGGATGTCCCAGACAACGGCAGAGACGGGAGTTGGCTTTAATTCGGAGCTCCTCTGCTTTCAGGCTACAAAGGAAAAATGGAGCGCTCTAAAGCGG GAAAACAAATTTTATGCACGGTTCAAAGAAGGCCGCAGCTGCGATTGCTTCTATGAATTGGGAGAAATTCTTGAGAGCCGAACAGCCACCGGAAAGCATGCCCAATCCTCTGCTCAGAGTGACGTCCACCACTCTCCTTGGTCTGCCGAAAAGACCACCGGGGCTGCATCAAGGCGAAAGGGGAAGGCAAAGGTTGACGGACCGACCTCAGACTTCTGGGGGGAGGATGTGTATATTCCAGTTCGGGATGAAGAAGTTGAATTTGTTGCTAGTAGGCCAGGTAAGCGCCCGGTATCGAGTCGTGGGACATCATCTTTCGATGGATCAAGGAGCACTAAGTCTTAG
- the LOC113715716 gene encoding uncharacterized protein yields MDNSWNTWGSSSNNVDDDDDDWELIQWAMVILFNPVSERLAGYILPLPCRNSMLSGRAYVQEVIDGHPARVLENCRITVDSFMRLCDILVSGGYVPQNSQKRVLIEEAVCMTLVMLSHNHRMRCLAERFQHSPETICKNIHEVLRGLCELGKILIKPRGQNEIHPKIYTDRRFAQWFTNAVGALDGTHIPAHPPPGQQAAYTNRHGQATQNVLAICDFDMRFSYIYAGWEGSAHDARVLDGALTGPAHFSMLPSGKYYLVDSTYRNIPGFLAPYRGTPRQNAQGRRGSSSPKQLFNTRHSSLRNVIERCFGVLKRRFTILRGPVPNFYMSTQINVVIACCTLHNFIRDELPDDDIFNDHDQEMDIEGEGGVPPMPEIQPLSASQQEVNEWHEMRDEMANGMWNAYRSARRR; encoded by the exons ATGGATAATAGTTGGAATACCTGGGGATCGTCTTCGAATAATGTTGATGATGATGACGATGACTGGGAACTAATCCAATGGGCAATGGTTATTCTATTCAACCCTGTGTCTGAACGTCTAGCAGGATATATATTGCCTCTACCATGCAGAAACAGCATGCTAAGTGGCCGTGCGTATGTGCAAGAAGTAATTGATGGCCATCCTGCAAGAGTACTTGAGAACTGTAGAATAACGGTGGATTCTTTCATGCGCTTATGTGACATTCTTGTGAGTGGGGGATATGTACCACAAAATTCCCAGAAAAGAGTGCTCATAGAGGAAGCAGTGTGCATGACATTAGTCATGTTGAGTCACAATCATCGAATGCGCTGCCTCGCCGAACGATTCCAACATTCCCCGGAAACCATCTGCAAGAACATTCATGAGGTGTTGCGGGGGCTTTGTGAGTTGGGAAAAATTCTCATAAAGCCGAGAGGACAAAACGAGATTCATCCAAAGATTTACACCGATAGGCGATTTGCCCAATGGTTTACG AATGCTGTAGGTGCATTAGATGGTACACATATTCCAGCACATCCGCCACCTGGACAGCAAGCAGCGTATACGAATAGACATGGGCAAGCAACTCAAAATGTACTAGCCATTTGCGATTTTGATATGCGATTTTCATATATTTATGCTGGTTGGGAAGGAAGCGCCCATGATGCACGCGTCTTGGACGGAGCACTAACAGGACCTGCACATTTTTCGATGCTCCCTTCAG GAAAATACTACCTTGTGGACTCGACATACAGAAATATTCCTGGATTTCTTGCACCTTATCGTGGAACACCTCGACAAAATGCTCAGGGCCGACGTGGCTCTTCCTCCCCTAAGCAACTTTTCAATACTCGTCACTCATCACTTAGAAATGTAATTGAGAGATGCTTTGGGGTGCTTAAAAGGAGATTCACTATCCTACGCGGTCCTGTACCTAATTTTTATATGAGTACACAAATAAATGTGGTGATAGCTTGTTGTACTCTACACAATTTCATACGAGATGAATTGCCAGATGATGACATATTCAATGATCATGATCAGGAGATGGATATCGAAGGAGAAGGTGGGGTCCCACCTATGCCAGAAATTCAACCCTTAAGTGCCTCACAACAAGAGGTCAATGAATGGCATGAAATGAGAGATGAAATGGCAAATGGAATGTGGAATGCATATCGGAGTGCGAGACGAAGGTGA